TCGCGTCTCCAACGCCCTTTTCTCAACCGTATCGAAGGCTCTTTTCTTTAAAAATGAAGCCTTGATGATCCGCCACAGAGTGCGATCATGAGGGGTCAAAGCCAAAAGCTCCATCCACATCCTACCCGATAGGGAAGCAGCGCCACGTGCAATCCTCTTTAATAAGGGTAAGAATATGGGACTCACTTTCCCTGGAGAGAAGAACCTAAAGAAGTCAGCAAAGGTTTGGAGACCTTGGCTACCAGGAGGTTCCAAGATTTTGAATTCGAATTTGTAACCGAGCTCCTTGAGTATCAATTCAGCCAGTACGCCATAATATCCAAATCGGCAGGGTCCGCAACCTCCAGCGTGGACGAGGACATTCGCCCCTTTTTCCAAAACTTCTATATAATTCCCCAGATTAACCTTAAGGGGCAGACAAATGGTCTCTGGAGCATATTTGACGCCCAATTTGAGGGTCCTCTCCGTTGTGGGTGGTGGGATAATACAACTTGTGCCGAGACTTTTGAATAGATATTTTAAAACCAGGTGTGTATCCTCTCCCATTCTGGGAAAGCTTACCACCCTTTCCTTTATCGATATGCGCGTTCTTCCCGAGCCCAGGGGTTTATCCGCAGCTTTCCCAACCGAGAAACTTTTGGTAATCTGTCCCCTTTTCCATTGAATCATGTCCATAAAAGCTTCAATCCTGGTTCTCACCCCCGCCTCTCCCGCGTGTTCATCGATGCTTATCGATGATAGGGGTATACCCGCTCCCTTTGCCTCATGTTCGATAAATCCCCCCATCACCGAGTCCGGCCCACAGGGGAAAGCCGGAAGGTAAATGATTCCATCCACCTGGCCATTTTGACACCAATGCCAAACGGCTCCAAAAATCCGTTTTTGGTAATTCCAAAAAAGTGGCTTGGGCAGGGTGGACAAGGATTTTTTGATCTCGAAATCCGGTACCATCTCCGGGGTGAGGATGCACGCTCCCGCATCCTGGATTTTCTTCACGATATTCATACTGATGTGAGGATCATAAATGAGATAACAGTGTCCA
The sequence above is a segment of the Actinomycetota bacterium genome. Coding sequences within it:
- a CDS encoding acyl-CoA dehydratase activase-related protein, translating into MAFKIGVPQALLYYKYFPLWKTFFDELNCQVAVSNATNKRILNAGLVVAENELCLPVKAFFGHVLDLVDKVDFLFIPRLVSVDPDGYTCPKLLGLPDMVENTLRELKGREGFNILCSLIDLKEKKPWSLFFEQLGEKLGYAPSRIFKAYKRAQKAQEQFHSLLMRGYLPTEIFAGKRGKESQGGPTCRMGRLTIGIAGHCYLIYDPHISMNIVKKIQDAGACILTPEMVPDFEIKKSLSTLPKPLFWNYQKRIFGAVWHWCQNGQVDGIIYLPAFPCGPDSVMGGFIEHEAKGAGIPLSSISIDEHAGEAGVRTRIEAFMDMIQWKRGQITKSFSVGKAADKPLGSGRTRISIKERVVSFPRMGEDTHLVLKYLFKSLGTSCIIPPPTTERTLKLGVKYAPETICLPLKVNLGNYIEVLEKGANVLVHAGGCGPCRFGYYGVLAELILKELGYKFEFKILEPPGSQGLQTFADFFRFFSPGKVSPIFLPLLKRIARGAASLSGRMWMELLALTPHDRTLWRIIKASFLKKRAFDTVEKRALETRCYEVKKGETTKALKSARSFIDQAQTLEEIEEAKEEGLKLISAVEQDPARDVLRVGLVGEFFILLEPFINFDIEKFLGEEGIYIERG